In one Dermacentor albipictus isolate Rhodes 1998 colony chromosome 4, USDA_Dalb.pri_finalv2, whole genome shotgun sequence genomic region, the following are encoded:
- the LOC139059558 gene encoding uncharacterized protein, translated as MALARLDWVARARGFLADQQTGFRRCTADSIADMVSTLEDAKAGGDLVILLLIDLKGAFDSLPRAVVQQGLDLLGICGNLREFLSSFLHNHTLRVHVGQSKSTLVQSLQACHRVQW; from the coding sequence ATGGCTCTGGCACGACTGGACTGGGTGGCCCGTGCTCGCGGCTTCCTGGCAGACCAACAGACTGGCTTCCGGCGGTGCACTGCGGACTCCATCGCTGACATGGTGTCCACCCTGGAGGACGCCAAGGCCGGTGGGGACCTTGTGATACTCTTGCTGATCGACCTAAAGGGTGCCTTTGACAGCCTCCCTCGCGCAGTTGTCCAGCAGGGCCTCGACCTCCTCGGTATCTGTGGCAACCTGCGGGAGTTCCTCTCGTCGTTCCTGCACAATCACACCCTCAGGGTACATGTGGGTCAATCGAAAAGCACCCTCGTCCAGTCACTGCAGGCATGCCACAGGGTTCAGTGGTGA